In the Nocardioides panaciterrulae genome, GACCACCGCGAGGACCGCGGCGGAGCCGGTGAAGGACTGGGCCCCGAACTGCTTGATCAGGCCGCCGACCTGCAGCGCGATGACCGCGCCGAACGGGATGGCGACCAGCGCCGTGGGGACGATCGTCACCGAGGCGATGAACCACGCCTGCTGCAGGAACTCCCGCAGCTGGAAGGGCCGCCGGAACAGCCCGCGCCCGACGTCGAGGCCGAAGGCGAACAGCTTGCCTGCGGTCCCGACCGGGGCGAGGGCCCGGCTGGCGGTGAGGGTGGCCACGTCGATGTCTCCCTCAGGCGCCGGTGGTCAGGGGCATGTTGTCCTCGAACGAGCCGGGCGGCGGCGTCACGCCGTTCTCGCGGCACCACGCGCCGGGCTCGCGCTGGCTGCGCCGCGGGATGCCGTTGGACGGCTCGATCTGCATCGGGATCGGGGGCAGCGGCGGGAGCTCCTGATCCTTCTCGGCCTCGAGCTCGTCGGCGTCCTTCTCCTCCGACATGCCGATCGGGCCGACCCGCTGGGCGTTGAGGAACTGGCGTACGACGGGCTCCTCGGAGGACAGCAGCATCTCGCGGGGGCCGAACATCGCCAGGTGCCGGTGGTAGAGCAGACCGATGTTGTCCGGGACCGTGCGGGCGGTGTTGATGTCGTGGGTGACGATCAGGAAGGTGGCGTCGATCTGCGCGTTCAGGTCGACGATCAGCTGGTTGAGGAACGCGGTGCGGACCGGGTCCAGGCCGGAGTCGGGCTCGTCGAAGAGCACGATCTCGGGGTCGAGCACCAGCGCGCGGGCCAGGCCGGCGCGCTTGCGCATGCCGCCGGAGATCTCGCCGGGGAGCTTGTCCTCGGCGCCCACCAGGCCGACCAGGTCCATCTTCTCCATGACGATGTCGCGGACCTCGGACTCGGACTTCTTCGTGTGCTCGCGCAGCGGGAAGGCGACGTTGTCGAAGAGGTTCATCGAGCCGAACATGGCGCCGTCCTGGAACAGCACACCGAAGAGCTTGCGGATCTCGTAGAGCTCGCGCTCGCTGCAGCTGGCGATGTCGGTGCCCTCGATCACGATCGAGCCGGTGTCGGGCTTGAGCAGCCCGATCAGGGTCTTCAGGAATACCGACTTGCCGGTGCCGGAGGGGCCGAGCATCACGCAGATCTCACCGGCCGGCACCGTCAGGGTCACGTCACCCCAGATCAACTGTTTGCCGAAGGACTTCGACAAGCCCTCGACCTTGATCTCCACGCCCATGCCGGCACTCTCCCTCGACCGTCCCACGCCCGCTGCGGGTCCTCCCCCGCAGGCACGGGGGCCCTGTCTCCCCCGAGGCCCACTGGTGAGTAACAACGGGACACCGGCGGCGAGGTTACGCGTGAGTTGCCACCCCGTCACCAGTGAGCCACGCCACATTCGACGCTCCCGACCTCTCCTTGCCCGCGAGTCGACGAACGGAAACCTCCGGGGAGTGCCCGGCCGCGAGGGGTCCGGAGACGCGACAGGGGCGACCACCCGTGACGGGTGGTCGCCCCTGGCGAGCGACGCCGGGTCGAGGTTGGTCGACCCGGCGACGGGTCACTTGAGGGTGACGGTGGCGCCGGCGCCCTCGAGGGCCTCCTTGGCCTTCTCCGCAGCGTCCTTCGCGACCTTCTCGAGGATCGCCTTGGGGGCGGACTCCACCAGCTCCTTGGCCTCCTTCAGGCCGAGCGAGGTGAGGGCGCGCACCTCCTTGATGACGTTGATCTTCTTGTCGCCGGCGGCCTCGAGCACGACGTCGAACTCGTCCTGCTCGGCGGCCTCCTCGGCACCACCAGCGGCGCCGCCGGCGGCGGGGGCCGCGGCAACGGCGACCGGGGCGGCCGCGGTGACGCCGAAGGTGTCCTCGAACTGCTTCACGAACTCGCTCAGCTCAATGAGGGTCATCTCCTTGAACGCGTCGAGCAGCTCGTCGGTGGTGAGCTTCGCCATGGTGGCGGTTCCTTCCATTCGGTGGCCCGCCCCTCGTGGGGCCGGGCCGGGTTTCAGGTGGTGGGTACCTCGGTCCGAGCGGGAGCTCAGGCCTCGGTGGCTTCGCCCTCGTCGGAGGCGTCCGCCGCGGCGGGCGCCTCGTCAGCGGGGGCCTCGGCAGCGTCGTCGGACGCCGAGGCCTCCTCGGCGGCGACGGGGCTGGAGTCGGACTCCTGGCCAGCACCACCTGCGAGGATCGAGGGGTCCTGCTCGGCCTTCGCCTGCAGCGCACCCGCGAGACGGGCGGCCTGGGCGAGCGGGGCGTTGAGCAGGTAGACGGCCTGGCTGAGCGACGCCAGCATCGCGCCGGCCAGCTTGCCCAGCAGCACCTCACGCGACTCGAGGTCGGCCAGCTTGGCGACCTCCGCAGCGTCGAGGGGCTTGCCGTCGAGGACGCCACCCTTGATCACAAGGGTGGGGTTCGCCTTGGCAAAGTCACGCAGACCCTTGGCCGCCTCGACCACGTCGCCGTTGATGAAGGCGATCGCGGTCGGGCCGGTCAGCAGGTCCTGGAAGCCGTCGATGCCCACCTCGGAGGCGGCGATCTTGGCCAGCGTGTTCTTGACCACGGCGTAGTTGGCGTTCGCACCGAGGGAGCGCCGCAGTTCCTGCAGCTGCTTCACGGTGAGACCGCGGTACTCGGTCAGCACAGCACCGGCGGCACCGTTGAACGACTCAACGATCTCCGCGACGGCGGCTTGCTTGTCTGCCCGCGCCATGGGTCTCCTTCCGGACTCGAGACCATCGGGAAGGGGCCGGGAACGACGAACGCCCCGAGCACGGGCGCTCAGGGCGTGGACGGCCGGGCGGGCCCGGCCTTGCTCTGCTCACCTGCGCAGGTCGTCCGCTCTTCGCGGTACCTTCGGTCGAGCTGACAGCAGCACGACGACCGGCGGTCTCTGGTTTCAGTCGGGAACTCTACGGCCGGGGACACCGGCCGGCCAAATCGGCCCGGGCAATTCGGCCCGGACGAGCGCCGGACGAGGGCCGCGGCGTCTGGTCGTCAGGTGAGCTCGCGGACCGGGCTGCCGGCCAGCCAAGCGGCGACGTCCTGCACCGCCTCGGTGTAGTAGCGGCGGTAGTTGCCCTCGCTGACGTAGCCGAGGTGCGGGGTGCCCAGCACGGTGGGCAGCCGCCGGAGCGGGTGGTCGGCGGGGAGCGGCTCCTCGTCGTACACGTCGAGCCCGGCACCGGCGAGCCGGCCCTCGCGCAGCGCCTCGACGAGCGCCTCGGTGTCCACCAGTCCGGCGCGCGAGGTGTTCACGAGGTAGGAGGTCGGCCGCATCGCGGCGAGCTCGGCACGCCCGATCAGCCCGCGGGTGGAGTCGGAGAGCACCAGGTGCAGGCTGACCACGTCGCTCTCCCCCAGCAGCGCGGCCAGCGACGGGGCGAGGCGGGCGCCGCCGTCGCCGGCCCGCTGCGCGGTCAGGTGCGGGCTCCAGGCCAGCACGTCCATCCCGAACGCCGCGCCGACCGCGGCCACCCGGGTGCCGATCCTGCCCAGCCCGACCAGCCCGAGCGTCGCCCCGGCGAGGTCGCGTCCGACCGTGGACTGCCAGCGGCCGCCGGTCGCCATGGCGGTGGACTCCGGGACCAGGTGCCGGACCAGGCCGAGGATCAGCGCCCAGGTCAGCTCGCCCGGCGGGGTCGAGGCGGACGCGGTGCCGCAGACGGTGAGCCCCCGACCGCGGCAGGCCTCGAGGTCGATGGCGGCGTTGCGCATCCCGCTGGTCACCACCAGCCCGAGGCCGGGCAGCCGGTCCAGCAGCGACGCGGTCACCGGGGTGCGCTCCCGCATCACCACCAGCGCCTGGGCGTCGCCGATCGCGGCGGCCAGGTCGGCCTCGTCGGTGAGGTGCTCGCGCAGCGCGGTGACCTCCACGCCGGGCAGCACCGACCAGTCGGCGTACGACGTCGCGACGCCCTGGTAGTCGTCGAGGATCACGCAGCGCATGGCCGAGAACGTACGACGCCCCGGTCACCGAACGGTGACCGGGGCGTCGGCGTAGTCAGCGCCTGCGATCAGGCGGAGGTGCTCTCGTCCTCCACCGCGACGTTCTTGACGCGGTTCGGGTCGACCTGGACGCCGGGGCCCATGGTCGTGGAGACGGTGACCTTCCGCAGGTAGCGGCCCTTGGAGCTGGCCGGCTTGAGCCGGAGCACCTCCTCGAGCGCCGCGGCGTAGTTCTCCGCGAGCTGGGCCTCGTCGAAGGAGGCCTTGCCGATGATGAAGTGCAGGTTCGCGTGCCGGTCGACGCGGAACTCGATCTTGCCGCCCTTGATGTCGGAGACCGCCTTGGCGACGTCCGGCGTCACGGTGCCGGTCTTCGGGTTCGGCATCAGGCCACGGGGGCCGAGCACGCGGCCGAGCCGGCCGACCTTGCCCATCATGTCGGGCGTCGCGACGACGGCGTCGAAGTCGAGCCAGCCGCCGGCCACCTTCTCGATGAGCTCGTCGCCACCGACGACGTCGGCGCCCGCCTCACGAGCGGCGTCCGCCTTGTCGCCGTTCGCGAACACCAGGACCCGGGAGGTCTTGCCGGTGCCGTGCGGCAGGTTCACGGTGCCACGGACCATCTGGTCGGCCTTGCGGGGGTCGACGCCGAGACGCATGACGACGTCCACGGTCTCGTCGAACTTCTTCTTGCTCGCGTTCTTGGCGATCTTGATCGCGGTCAGCGGGGCGTAGAGCTCGTCCTTGTCGAACGTCTCCGCCGCCGAGCGGTAGGTCTTGCTGCGCTGCATGGGGTTCCTACTTTCAGGACGTGGTGAGCGGACCAGCGCGGTCCTTCCACGGAACGAGTGGATCGGCTGAGCCCGGGGCTCAGCTGTCGGTGGTGACGCCCATCGAGCGGGCGGTGCCCTCGACGATCTTCATCGCGGCGTCGAGGTCGTTCGCGTTGAGGTCCGGGAGCTTGGTCTGGGCGATCTCGCGCACCTGGTCCTTGGTGAGCTTGCCGACCTTCTCCTTGTGCGGGACGCCGGAGCCCTTCTGGAGGCCGGCAGCCTTCTTGATCAGCTCCGCAGCCGGCGGGGTCTTGGTGACGAAGGTGAACGAGCGGTCCTCGTAGATGGTGATCTCGACCGGGATCACGTTGCCGCGCATGGACTCGGTCTGGGCGTTGTACGCCTTGCAGAACTCCATGATGTTCACACCGTGCGGACCGAGGGCGGTACCGACCGGCGGGGCCGGGGTGGCCGCACCGGCCTGGAGCTGCACCTTGACGAGCGCGGCGATCTTCTTCTTGGGAGGCATTGCTTCTCTTTCTGTCTCGTGGTCCTGACGAGGGTGTACGGCGCCCTCTGCCACCTGCTGCCCTCAGGCAACCGATCTATTGTGCGTGCTTGCGCGCGGACTGTGAAATCCGGTCCTCCGGCTCTCCGGGCCCCAGGGGCCCGGGACCGGCCTCAGACGCGCTGGATCTGGGAGAAACTGAGCTCGACCGGGGTCTCGCGGCCGAAGATCTCCACGAGTGCCTTGACCCGCTGGGACTCCGCGTTGATCTCGGTGATCGTCGCGTGCAGCGTGGCGAACGGGCCGTCCACGACCATGACCGAGTCGGACACGTCGAAGTCGGCCACCTCGACCGGGCGCTTCGCGGCCGTCGCGCCACCGGAGGCGGCGACCGGCGTGCCGGCGGCGATCGCCTCGGCCTCGGCGCGGGCGACCACGGCGGGCGCCAGCATGGCCTCGACCTCGGACATGCTCAGCGGCACCGGCTGGTGGCTGTGGCCGACGAAGCCGGTGACCGACGGGGTGTGGCGCACCGCGGCCCAGGACTCGTCGGTGAGGTCCATGCGGACCAGCACGTAGCCGGGCAGGACGGTCCGCTTGACCATCTTGCGCTGGCCGTTCTTGATCTCGGCGACCTCTTCGGTGGGGACCACGATCTCGTGGATGTAGTCCTCCATGTTCAGCGAGATGATGCGGTTCTCCAGGTTCGACTTCACCCGGTTCTCCATGCCGGAGTAGGTGTGCACGACGAACCAGTCGCCCGGCTTCGCCCACAGCTCGCGGCGGAACGCCTCGAGCGGGTCGTCCTCGGCCGGCTCCTCCTCGACGTCCGCCTGCTCGGCGTCCACCTGCTCGACGTCCGCCTGCTCGGTGGCTGCGTCGTCGAGCTCCTGCGAGGTCGCCTCGGACTCGGTGTCGTCGAGGCCCATCTCCTGGTCGGTGTCCTCGTCGGTCACCTCGGCGTCGAGCCGGGGCTCCTCGAGGGTCTCCTCGGTCTCGACCGAGTCGTACTGGTCCGACACGTGTTGCTCCGTCACTTCAGATGTCACTGGCTCTTGGATGTTGCTGGTTGTCACTCTGGTTGGCGCTGCGGCTAGGCACTGGGGCGCCGTCCGGCGCCACCGGTCACTGACCGGAGTTGCCGGCGAAGACCGCGAAGATGAGCTTGCCGAAGG is a window encoding:
- a CDS encoding ABC transporter ATP-binding protein, with protein sequence MGVEIKVEGLSKSFGKQLIWGDVTLTVPAGEICVMLGPSGTGKSVFLKTLIGLLKPDTGSIVIEGTDIASCSERELYEIRKLFGVLFQDGAMFGSMNLFDNVAFPLREHTKKSESEVRDIVMEKMDLVGLVGAEDKLPGEISGGMRKRAGLARALVLDPEIVLFDEPDSGLDPVRTAFLNQLIVDLNAQIDATFLIVTHDINTARTVPDNIGLLYHRHLAMFGPREMLLSSEEPVVRQFLNAQRVGPIGMSEEKDADELEAEKDQELPPLPPIPMQIEPSNGIPRRSQREPGAWCRENGVTPPPGSFEDNMPLTTGA
- the rplL gene encoding 50S ribosomal protein L7/L12 codes for the protein MAKLTTDELLDAFKEMTLIELSEFVKQFEDTFGVTAAAPVAVAAAPAAGGAAGGAEEAAEQDEFDVVLEAAGDKKINVIKEVRALTSLGLKEAKELVESAPKAILEKVAKDAAEKAKEALEGAGATVTLK
- the rplJ gene encoding 50S ribosomal protein L10, whose product is MARADKQAAVAEIVESFNGAAGAVLTEYRGLTVKQLQELRRSLGANANYAVVKNTLAKIAASEVGIDGFQDLLTGPTAIAFINGDVVEAAKGLRDFAKANPTLVIKGGVLDGKPLDAAEVAKLADLESREVLLGKLAGAMLASLSQAVYLLNAPLAQAARLAGALQAKAEQDPSILAGGAGQESDSSPVAAEEASASDDAAEAPADEAPAAADASDEGEATEA
- a CDS encoding D-2-hydroxyacid dehydrogenase family protein gives rise to the protein MRCVILDDYQGVATSYADWSVLPGVEVTALREHLTDEADLAAAIGDAQALVVMRERTPVTASLLDRLPGLGLVVTSGMRNAAIDLEACRGRGLTVCGTASASTPPGELTWALILGLVRHLVPESTAMATGGRWQSTVGRDLAGATLGLVGLGRIGTRVAAVGAAFGMDVLAWSPHLTAQRAGDGGARLAPSLAALLGESDVVSLHLVLSDSTRGLIGRAELAAMRPTSYLVNTSRAGLVDTEALVEALREGRLAGAGLDVYDEEPLPADHPLRRLPTVLGTPHLGYVSEGNYRRYYTEAVQDVAAWLAGSPVRELT
- the rplA gene encoding 50S ribosomal protein L1, which codes for MQRSKTYRSAAETFDKDELYAPLTAIKIAKNASKKKFDETVDVVMRLGVDPRKADQMVRGTVNLPHGTGKTSRVLVFANGDKADAAREAGADVVGGDELIEKVAGGWLDFDAVVATPDMMGKVGRLGRVLGPRGLMPNPKTGTVTPDVAKAVSDIKGGKIEFRVDRHANLHFIIGKASFDEAQLAENYAAALEEVLRLKPASSKGRYLRKVTVSTTMGPGVQVDPNRVKNVAVEDESTSA
- the rplK gene encoding 50S ribosomal protein L11, with product MPPKKKIAALVKVQLQAGAATPAPPVGTALGPHGVNIMEFCKAYNAQTESMRGNVIPVEITIYEDRSFTFVTKTPPAAELIKKAAGLQKGSGVPHKEKVGKLTKDQVREIAQTKLPDLNANDLDAAMKIVEGTARSMGVTTDS
- the nusG gene encoding transcription termination/antitermination protein NusG; this encodes MSDQYDSVETEETLEEPRLDAEVTDEDTDQEMGLDDTESEATSQELDDAATEQADVEQVDAEQADVEEEPAEDDPLEAFRRELWAKPGDWFVVHTYSGMENRVKSNLENRIISLNMEDYIHEIVVPTEEVAEIKNGQRKMVKRTVLPGYVLVRMDLTDESWAAVRHTPSVTGFVGHSHQPVPLSMSEVEAMLAPAVVARAEAEAIAAGTPVAASGGATAAKRPVEVADFDVSDSVMVVDGPFATLHATITEINAESQRVKALVEIFGRETPVELSFSQIQRV